One window of the Tachypleus tridentatus isolate NWPU-2018 chromosome 10, ASM421037v1, whole genome shotgun sequence genome contains the following:
- the LOC143228256 gene encoding uncharacterized protein LOC143228256: MANYTQLFYIFGSFLLVSGFKFVYETERGSTLTLICSNQAYKRGRKEIVIWYSNRNELVINNERTQIKYGGKLVLTDVEFEDAGIYTCKNREGDYKHDVRVYVPAENLNCTRGYRRDADRCYPCPPGHYDNGSQTHCLPCPGGTYMTSFAADACVACPEDEITDEEGADNKDLCRSNGTKGF; this comes from the exons atggctaattacactcaattattttatattttcggtagtttcctgcttgtttcaggttttaaattCGTCTACGAAACTGAACGTGGTTCTActcttacattaatatgttcaaacCAAGCTTATAAAAGAGGGAGAAAAGAAATAGTTATTTGGTACTCAAATCGCAAtgaactagttattaataatgagagaacgcaaataaaatacggtggcAAATTAGTGCTAACCGACGTGGAATTTgaagacgcgggaatttacacatgcaaaaatcgtgaaggtgattacaaacatgatgtcagag tgtatgttccagccgagaatctcaactgtactcggggataccgaagagatgctgacaggtgtt atccatgtcctcctggacACTATGATAACGGATCCCAAACTCACTGCCTGCCGTGTCCAGGAGGGACTTACATGACATCTTTTGCTGCTGACGCCTGTGTAGCTTGTCCTGAAGacgaaattactgatgaagaaggagctgataataaagatctttgtagaagtaatggaacaaaagggttttaa